The following proteins are encoded in a genomic region of Hoeflea phototrophica DFL-43:
- a CDS encoding acetyl-CoA C-acyltransferase, whose translation MTRAVIVSTARTAIGKAARGAFNQTHGVTMAGFATRHAIERAGIDPSLIEDSIWGTGYPENVTGGNLGRQAVIRAELPVTVAGTTVNRFCASGLQAIAMGGQMIAGEGARAVLVGGVESISLNQPTPRHSRDTWIEEHKPDLYMTMIDTADIVAARYGISRQAQDELALQSQQRTAAAQAAGLFSDEIVSMTVTKAVKDKETGAVSQVETTISADECNRPSTAIEGLAGLTPVMGGDKFVTAGNASQLSDGAAALVMMDEDEAGKAGLSPLGRYLGFAVAGCEPDEMGIGPVFAVPRLLERHGLKVDDIDLWELNEAFASQVIYCRDRLGIDDTKLNVNGGSISIGHPFGMTGARMTGHLLLEGKRRGAKLGVVTMCVGGGQGAAGLFEIF comes from the coding sequence ATGACCCGCGCCGTCATCGTCTCAACCGCCCGCACCGCCATCGGAAAGGCCGCACGCGGCGCTTTCAACCAGACCCATGGCGTCACGATGGCGGGATTTGCCACCCGCCATGCCATCGAACGCGCCGGGATTGACCCGTCTCTGATCGAGGATTCGATCTGGGGCACCGGCTACCCGGAAAATGTCACCGGCGGAAATCTCGGCCGCCAGGCGGTCATTCGCGCAGAGCTCCCGGTCACCGTTGCAGGCACCACGGTCAACCGCTTTTGCGCATCCGGTCTTCAGGCCATCGCCATGGGCGGCCAGATGATTGCCGGAGAAGGCGCCCGCGCGGTGCTGGTGGGCGGTGTCGAAAGCATCTCGCTCAATCAGCCAACCCCGCGCCACTCTCGCGACACCTGGATCGAGGAACACAAGCCCGATCTCTATATGACGATGATCGACACGGCTGACATCGTCGCCGCACGCTACGGCATATCGCGCCAGGCTCAGGATGAACTTGCGCTGCAATCACAACAGCGCACGGCAGCGGCACAAGCCGCGGGCCTGTTCAGCGATGAAATCGTTTCAATGACGGTCACCAAGGCGGTCAAAGACAAGGAGACCGGCGCGGTTTCCCAGGTCGAGACCACCATTTCCGCCGATGAATGCAACCGCCCCTCCACCGCGATTGAAGGCCTGGCCGGACTGACCCCGGTGATGGGCGGGGACAAATTCGTCACCGCCGGCAACGCCTCGCAATTGTCAGACGGCGCGGCAGCACTCGTGATGATGGACGAAGACGAAGCCGGCAAGGCTGGACTGTCCCCTCTCGGCCGCTATCTGGGCTTTGCCGTGGCCGGATGCGAGCCTGACGAAATGGGCATCGGCCCGGTCTTTGCCGTGCCGCGCCTGCTCGAACGTCATGGATTGAAGGTGGATGATATCGACCTCTGGGAGCTCAACGAGGCCTTCGCCAGCCAGGTGATCTATTGCCGCGACCGCCTGGGCATTGACGACACCAAACTCAACGTCAATGGCGGTTCGATCTCGATCGGGCATCCGTTCGGCATGACCGGCGCTCGCATGACCGGCCACCTCCTGCTTGAAGGCAAGAGGCGCGGTGCCAAGCTCGGCGTCGTGACCATGTGCGTGGGCGGCGGTCAGGGCGCAGCAGGCCTGTTTGAAATTTTCTGA
- a CDS encoding acyl-CoA dehydrogenase family protein, translated as MDLNYTDDQRAFRDEIRAFLKEKLPARLSAKVAAGKRLTKADYEEWHAILNARGWLGVTWPEKYGGTGWDAVSRNIFEEEITAANAPRIIPFGLNMLGPVLMAFGSEAQKAHYLPRILSGEDWWCQGYSEPGAGSDLANVQTSAVRNGDHYVVNGQKTWTTLGQYADKIFCLVRTSKESKPQQGISFLLIDMNTPGIEVRPIVLIDGEPEVNEVWFTDVWVPVENLVGEENKGWTYAKYLLTHERTNIAGVGFARAGLASLKRIAGEQAHNGRPLIENPYFAAKVAQVEIDLMAMDTTNLRTIAAAAAGQAPGAESSMLKVKGTVIRQQINALARQAVGPYAAPFVSEALDEGSNVEHAGPAYAMPVTQTYFNNRKLSIYGGSNEVQRQIISKTILEL; from the coding sequence ATGGACCTGAACTACACCGACGATCAACGCGCCTTTCGCGACGAGATCCGCGCCTTTCTCAAGGAAAAGCTGCCTGCACGCCTCTCTGCGAAGGTTGCGGCCGGCAAACGCCTGACCAAGGCCGATTACGAGGAGTGGCATGCCATCCTCAATGCCCGCGGCTGGCTCGGCGTGACCTGGCCCGAGAAATATGGCGGCACCGGATGGGATGCGGTGAGCCGCAACATCTTCGAGGAAGAGATCACCGCCGCAAATGCGCCGCGTATCATCCCCTTTGGCCTCAATATGCTTGGCCCGGTGCTGATGGCCTTCGGCTCCGAAGCACAGAAGGCCCATTACCTGCCACGCATCCTCAGCGGAGAGGATTGGTGGTGCCAGGGCTATTCCGAGCCCGGCGCCGGATCCGATCTGGCCAATGTCCAGACAAGCGCGGTGCGCAATGGCGATCACTATGTCGTCAATGGCCAGAAGACCTGGACCACCCTTGGCCAATACGCCGACAAGATTTTCTGTCTTGTCCGCACCTCCAAGGAGAGCAAGCCGCAGCAAGGCATCTCGTTTCTGCTGATCGACATGAACACCCCGGGGATCGAAGTCCGCCCAATCGTGCTGATCGACGGTGAGCCGGAGGTCAACGAGGTCTGGTTTACCGATGTCTGGGTGCCGGTCGAAAATCTCGTCGGCGAGGAAAACAAGGGCTGGACCTACGCCAAATATCTGCTGACCCATGAGCGCACCAACATTGCCGGTGTTGGCTTTGCCCGTGCGGGACTGGCATCGCTCAAGCGGATCGCCGGCGAGCAGGCCCACAATGGCCGGCCATTGATCGAGAACCCCTATTTCGCCGCAAAGGTGGCGCAGGTGGAAATCGATCTGATGGCCATGGACACCACCAATCTGCGCACCATCGCGGCTGCAGCTGCCGGCCAGGCACCAGGGGCCGAAAGCTCGATGCTCAAGGTCAAGGGCACGGTGATCCGCCAGCAGATCAATGCACTCGCGCGCCAGGCCGTGGGCCCCTATGCGGCGCCATTCGTTTCAGAAGCGCTGGATGAAGGCTCCAATGTCGAGCACGCCGGCCCGGCCTACGCAATGCCGGTGACGCAGACCT